A stretch of Chloracidobacterium validum DNA encodes these proteins:
- a CDS encoding B12-binding domain-containing radical SAM protein, which produces MKKPKCLFVNPPVIEKVAERFSFISMPLAILYIGTFIQSQGYDVQLCDMNAGQEPVFSDDIDIVGISCDTVKYTVGMRVAKAAKAAGKYVVMGGTHPTFDDEATLRSGYVDVVVRSEGEYQMLEIVQQFEANGKVDPSTIKGVAWLDGDKFIRNPAMPFIKNLDSLPIPNRELLDVPRYWQQTRSWLGKFADPVYNISGSRGCPYDCSFCIVTANYGAKWRYRSVDSIMQEIEEGFYKYNYRTFFFTDDIFNASPKRAMAISQAIIDAGLADKIKWTAQCVTNIFVKFPEVVEIMAAAGCIGVIMGIESMDPETLKDYNKTATSDDNAQCIRLLKKHGIASMASIIIGHPKETRESLQATMKYMCDLNPEMLWINILTPYVGTTMRREFIQSGRLLPNLSWEDYDISHVTFKLDHLQAWEIEVTRKAMTAMYYTRPKYLLENLPRLFFGKTPTPVVKQAAC; this is translated from the coding sequence ATGAAAAAGCCCAAGTGCTTATTTGTCAATCCACCGGTTATCGAGAAAGTAGCTGAACGGTTTAGCTTTATCAGCATGCCGTTGGCTATTCTCTACATTGGCACGTTTATCCAATCACAGGGCTATGACGTGCAATTGTGCGACATGAATGCTGGGCAAGAGCCGGTTTTTAGTGACGATATTGATATTGTGGGGATTTCCTGCGACACCGTGAAGTACACCGTTGGCATGCGGGTTGCCAAAGCTGCCAAAGCCGCTGGGAAATATGTCGTCATGGGCGGAACTCACCCAACGTTCGATGATGAAGCTACACTCCGCTCAGGCTATGTAGATGTCGTCGTGCGGAGTGAAGGGGAGTACCAAATGCTGGAAATTGTCCAGCAATTTGAAGCCAATGGCAAAGTTGACCCTTCGACAATTAAGGGTGTGGCCTGGCTTGATGGCGACAAGTTTATCCGCAACCCAGCAATGCCCTTCATCAAGAACCTCGATAGTTTGCCAATTCCCAACCGCGAACTCCTTGATGTTCCGCGTTATTGGCAGCAGACGCGCTCCTGGTTAGGCAAATTCGCTGATCCTGTTTATAACATTTCAGGTTCGCGTGGCTGTCCGTATGATTGCTCATTCTGCATTGTTACTGCTAACTATGGTGCGAAGTGGCGTTATCGTTCCGTTGATTCGATTATGCAGGAAATCGAAGAAGGATTTTATAAGTACAACTACCGGACATTTTTCTTCACGGATGATATTTTCAATGCCAGTCCCAAGCGCGCCATGGCCATTTCCCAAGCCATCATTGATGCCGGACTGGCCGACAAAATCAAGTGGACGGCGCAATGTGTCACGAACATCTTCGTGAAGTTTCCTGAAGTCGTTGAAATCATGGCCGCGGCCGGTTGCATTGGGGTCATTATGGGAATTGAGTCCATGGACCCAGAGACACTCAAGGACTATAACAAAACTGCGACAAGCGACGATAATGCTCAGTGTATTCGCTTACTAAAAAAACACGGCATTGCCTCAATGGCCTCGATCATCATTGGCCATCCAAAAGAGACCCGCGAATCACTTCAAGCGACCATGAAGTACATGTGCGACCTGAATCCGGAAATGCTTTGGATCAATATCCTGACGCCTTACGTTGGCACGACCATGCGCCGTGAATTTATCCAATCTGGAAGGTTATTGCCAAATCTGTCGTGGGAGGATTACGACATTTCGCATGTGACCTTCAAATTGGATCACTTGCAAGCCTGGGAAATTGAAGTTACCCGCAAAGCCATGACGGCGATGTACTACACCCGGCCCAAGTATCTCCTGGAAAATCTTCCGCGTCTTTTCTTTGGAAAAACACCAACGCCAGTCGTAAAGCAAGCGGCTTGCTAA
- a CDS encoding B12-binding domain-containing radical SAM protein, with protein MPVVVQIQRRKKLGRHRPLNIQLVLPRYYNPEKGQQHKPFMIFPNIVLPTLAAITPAPHKVTILDENVEPLHIPDDTDLVAITAYTRNVQRGYQIADDCRARGIPVIMGGIHVSFMVEEALQHCDSVISGEGEALWPTILDDVQNDDLKPVYIGGQSQDLNELPVPRWDLLKLERYFKPIPTLKMPIMSIQTSRGCPHKCDFCTVPVFAGGKMRYRDPGHLLREIDAYGAEFFSIADDNLIVNPDAAANLFKTLAQRKLSWFGFFDTQTLKRPELVELAAKAGCRRAFLGIESIHPNELATVNKKFNRPEKYDELIRLFHRNGIAVDVGILFGFEDETIESTLETIEELKRCNVETAIFSVMTPFPGTALYNRTKDKLLHTDWDRYTGEEVVWAREGTDAEETRRLLQLAFERFYSVSSIYKRVLSPRSHAQRKLLATISNLRFRSIIKHRFPEPLPSDFLRNARQARPAYA; from the coding sequence ATGCCTGTTGTCGTTCAAATTCAGCGCCGTAAGAAACTTGGTCGGCACCGTCCCCTGAATATCCAGTTGGTGTTGCCGCGGTACTACAATCCAGAAAAGGGACAGCAGCACAAGCCATTCATGATCTTCCCAAACATCGTCCTGCCAACACTGGCGGCTATCACGCCCGCGCCCCACAAGGTGACGATCTTGGATGAGAATGTCGAGCCGTTGCACATCCCGGATGATACTGACTTGGTCGCCATTACGGCTTACACCCGGAATGTCCAGCGGGGCTACCAGATTGCGGACGACTGCCGGGCGCGGGGGATTCCAGTCATCATGGGTGGGATTCATGTCAGCTTCATGGTCGAGGAAGCGCTTCAGCACTGCGATTCGGTGATTTCTGGGGAAGGGGAAGCGCTTTGGCCGACCATTCTCGATGATGTGCAAAATGACGATCTCAAGCCAGTGTACATAGGTGGACAGTCACAGGACTTGAACGAGTTGCCCGTACCGCGCTGGGATCTGCTCAAACTGGAGCGCTATTTCAAGCCGATTCCCACGCTCAAAATGCCGATCATGAGCATTCAGACGTCGCGGGGCTGTCCGCACAAGTGTGACTTCTGCACCGTGCCGGTGTTTGCCGGCGGCAAGATGCGCTACCGCGATCCGGGGCATCTGTTGCGTGAAATTGATGCCTACGGCGCCGAGTTTTTCTCGATTGCGGATGACAATCTCATCGTCAACCCAGACGCCGCAGCCAACCTCTTCAAGACCTTGGCGCAACGCAAGTTGAGCTGGTTTGGATTTTTTGACACCCAAACCCTCAAGCGCCCAGAGCTGGTTGAGCTGGCGGCCAAGGCTGGTTGCCGTCGAGCCTTTCTCGGCATTGAAAGTATTCACCCGAACGAATTGGCGACGGTGAACAAGAAGTTTAACCGACCAGAGAAATACGATGAACTCATCCGGCTTTTCCATCGGAATGGTATTGCCGTGGATGTCGGCATTCTCTTTGGTTTTGAGGACGAGACGATCGAGAGCACCCTGGAGACGATTGAAGAACTCAAGCGGTGCAATGTCGAAACCGCAATTTTTTCCGTTATGACGCCTTTTCCGGGAACGGCGCTCTACAACCGCACCAAGGACAAGTTGCTCCATACCGACTGGGATCGCTACACCGGCGAGGAAGTCGTCTGGGCGCGGGAAGGCACCGATGCCGAAGAAACCCGGCGGCTGCTTCAGCTTGCTTTTGAGCGGTTTTACTCCGTCTCGTCAATTTACAAGCGCGTGTTGTCGCCGCGCTCCCACGCACAGCGTAAGCTATTGGCGACGATTTCCAACCTGCGCTTCCGAAGCATCATCAAGCATCGTTTCCCGGAGCCGCTGCCATCGGACTTCCTGCGCAACGCCCGTCAGGCTCGTCCAGCTTATGCCTAA
- a CDS encoding KdsC family phosphatase, protein MTDAIDERARQIRLLLMDCDGVLTEGFICLLPDGTEFKAFNSQDGHGLKLARRAGLRTGVITGRRSTALEQRARETGIEFLCQAASDKVSYLAELLATHGLAGEAVAFIGDDLPDVPVMQRVGLAVAVANAVPEVKQAAHYVTERPGGRGAVREVIELILKAQNKWNAEFLFLA, encoded by the coding sequence GTGACCGATGCCATAGATGAACGCGCGCGTCAGATACGCTTGCTCCTCATGGATTGTGATGGCGTACTCACCGAAGGCTTCATCTGCCTCCTCCCAGACGGAACGGAGTTCAAAGCCTTCAACTCGCAGGACGGCCACGGTCTCAAGCTTGCTAGGCGGGCCGGTCTGCGGACGGGCGTCATCACCGGTCGGCGCTCAACCGCGCTTGAGCAGCGCGCCCGCGAAACGGGCATCGAATTTCTCTGCCAAGCGGCAAGCGACAAGGTGAGTTATCTAGCCGAGTTACTGGCAACGCATGGCTTGGCCGGCGAGGCCGTCGCCTTCATTGGCGATGATCTGCCGGACGTACCTGTGATGCAGCGGGTCGGGCTGGCCGTCGCGGTTGCCAATGCTGTCCCCGAGGTCAAGCAAGCCGCACACTATGTCACGGAGCGTCCGGGCGGACGCGGCGCCGTTCGGGAGGTTATCGAACTCATTCTGAAAGCTCAGAACAAATGGAACGCCGAGTTTTTGTTTCTTGCCTAG
- a CDS encoding DUF1987 domain-containing protein, whose protein sequence is MNNLIVEATKVTPKVHFDAATGVLEISGDSYPEHSLQFYQPVFRWLDDFIQRTTTPITFHFKLSYFNTSSSKCILNILERLEDANRSGRQVSLHWHYREDDEDIRESGEEFAEDLSLTFQFIKH, encoded by the coding sequence ATGAACAACTTGATAGTTGAGGCAACCAAAGTGACGCCAAAGGTGCATTTCGATGCGGCGACTGGCGTGCTTGAAATTAGTGGAGATTCCTATCCTGAGCATTCACTACAGTTTTACCAGCCCGTGTTTCGGTGGTTGGATGATTTCATTCAGCGGACGACGACACCGATTACGTTTCATTTCAAGTTGTCATATTTCAACACCAGCTCCTCAAAGTGCATCCTCAACATTTTGGAACGGCTTGAAGATGCTAACCGGAGTGGCCGACAAGTAAGTCTGCATTGGCACTATCGTGAAGATGACGAGGATATTCGGGAAAGTGGTGAAGAATTCGCTGAGGATTTGAGCCTCACCTTCCAGTTTATCAAGCATTGA
- a CDS encoding diguanylate cyclase, whose amino-acid sequence MATEATSKRNAEAIYADEEAIATEAARIAEDPTVAPDVLRSHYRFLAQKYHHAVRQLVKLTHVSDVFQSKLLRVQEELERRNTQLELAQTHLEQANQALHRLSYLDALTGVANRRHFDEYLDQEWRRALRKQAPLSLVILDVDYFKRLNDLAGHQYGDECLRQVGETLLASIRRAGDLAARYGGEEFAIVLPDAQTDWLMMFAEEVRLAIAGLRIPHEASPYGVLTVSVGAATVVVSEQHVVTDLVAAADKALYSAKEAGRNRVSLAPIFSAR is encoded by the coding sequence GTGGCAACTGAAGCGACAAGCAAGCGCAATGCCGAAGCGATTTACGCGGATGAAGAAGCCATTGCAACCGAGGCGGCGCGAATCGCCGAGGACCCGACCGTCGCTCCCGACGTCTTGCGGAGTCATTACCGATTTTTAGCGCAGAAGTACCATCACGCCGTCCGGCAGCTTGTCAAGCTAACGCACGTCAGCGATGTGTTTCAGAGCAAGCTACTGCGTGTGCAGGAAGAACTCGAACGACGAAACACGCAGCTTGAACTGGCGCAGACCCATTTGGAGCAGGCCAACCAAGCGCTGCATCGGTTGTCTTATCTGGATGCCTTGACCGGCGTGGCCAATCGGCGGCATTTTGACGAATATCTCGATCAAGAATGGCGCCGCGCGTTGCGCAAGCAAGCACCGCTTTCACTGGTGATCCTGGATGTTGACTACTTTAAGCGGCTCAATGACCTGGCTGGACACCAGTACGGCGATGAGTGCCTCAGACAGGTGGGAGAGACCTTGTTGGCGAGCATCCGACGGGCAGGCGACCTTGCGGCACGTTATGGTGGAGAAGAGTTCGCCATCGTCTTACCAGATGCCCAAACGGACTGGTTGATGATGTTTGCTGAGGAGGTGCGTCTGGCGATTGCCGGCTTGCGCATCCCCCACGAGGCCTCACCATACGGTGTTTTGACGGTGAGTGTGGGGGCCGCAACGGTGGTTGTTTCGGAGCAGCACGTCGTTACTGATCTCGTCGCAGCGGCGGATAAAGCCCTCTACTCGGCGAAAGAAGCCGGACGAAACCGGGTTTCACTCGCGCCCATCTTTTCTGCGAGATGA
- a CDS encoding SiaB family protein kinase, with translation MMAEDLFRLYQDMSQRKIWLAFKGAISQDVLVELGTLLKNKSVFDRKVKKVFAIFIEMTQNILHYSAETETVPFGTNGAAQPVGVGVVVVSESADDYSVSAGNVVTPEQMVYLREQCERIHNSDAVQLKQYYDERLKADQSLAGSKGAGLGLIDIARKADFPLDYDMRLIADGRAFFVLTARIAKTL, from the coding sequence ATGATGGCGGAAGACTTATTCCGGCTCTACCAGGACATGAGTCAGCGCAAAATTTGGCTGGCCTTCAAAGGCGCAATTTCTCAAGATGTCCTCGTCGAGCTTGGTACCCTACTCAAAAACAAGTCGGTCTTTGACCGTAAGGTGAAAAAGGTCTTCGCCATTTTCATCGAGATGACCCAGAACATCCTGCATTACTCAGCCGAGACCGAGACCGTTCCCTTTGGGACCAATGGCGCGGCGCAACCGGTGGGGGTTGGGGTCGTGGTCGTTTCTGAGTCAGCGGACGACTACTCGGTTTCGGCCGGCAACGTTGTCACGCCGGAGCAAATGGTCTATTTGCGTGAGCAGTGTGAGCGCATCCATAACTCAGACGCCGTCCAGCTCAAGCAGTATTACGATGAACGGCTCAAAGCTGACCAGTCACTAGCTGGAAGCAAAGGCGCTGGGCTGGGGTTGATTGACATCGCGCGCAAGGCAGACTTCCCACTGGACTATGACATGCGTTTGATTGCTGATGGACGAGCCTTCTTTGTGTTGACGGCACGCATTGCCAAGACGCTTTAG
- a CDS encoding sensor histidine kinase gives MARDSNHANALELFAEERELVAAAREVVQREDLSAQEWQAHYAKLLNRYETLLRQAVKITGSGDAIQSRLIRTQAQLDARNAELRNANDRLRELDRVKAAFTAMLVHDLKSPLSVVKATLELLADDPSISAGPYTQLVTAAGHSTETMLTLINEMLDVARSESQEITLESRRLDLRACLTGLVEEVRATAHAKQIQVMLDCDVVPPVLGDWSKLQRVLTNLTSNAIKFTPSGGTLTLSCRAEVSAENPHQMLVVIRVADTGEGIPEDDLPHIFDPYRQVQSSKKKSLGVGLGLAIAKRITEAHGGTISVESQVGQGTCFTIALPAVPVAARRTPVAGSRLPKA, from the coding sequence ATGGCGCGAGACTCAAACCATGCCAATGCGCTTGAACTCTTTGCTGAAGAGCGTGAGCTGGTCGCCGCCGCGCGAGAAGTGGTTCAGCGCGAAGACCTCTCGGCGCAGGAGTGGCAAGCGCACTACGCAAAGCTTCTCAACCGGTATGAAACCCTGCTCCGTCAAGCCGTCAAGATCACGGGGTCGGGAGATGCTATTCAGAGCCGTCTGATTCGGACGCAGGCCCAACTCGACGCGCGCAATGCCGAGTTGCGTAACGCCAATGATCGGTTGCGTGAGCTGGACCGCGTCAAGGCGGCATTCACCGCCATGCTCGTTCACGACCTGAAGTCGCCGTTGAGTGTCGTCAAGGCAACCTTGGAGCTGCTCGCCGACGACCCAAGTATCAGTGCCGGTCCCTATACCCAACTGGTGACTGCCGCCGGCCACAGCACCGAGACCATGCTCACCCTCATCAATGAGATGCTCGATGTCGCGCGCTCGGAAAGCCAGGAAATCACGCTTGAAAGTCGGCGACTTGACCTGCGCGCCTGCTTGACCGGGTTGGTCGAAGAAGTCCGAGCCACCGCGCATGCCAAGCAAATCCAGGTGATGCTGGACTGCGACGTGGTTCCTCCGGTGCTTGGTGATTGGTCGAAGCTTCAGCGCGTTCTGACCAACCTGACGTCGAATGCCATCAAATTCACCCCATCTGGCGGCACGCTGACACTGAGTTGTCGAGCCGAAGTCAGCGCCGAAAACCCACACCAGATGCTGGTTGTCATTCGCGTCGCCGATACCGGGGAGGGCATTCCTGAAGACGATCTGCCCCACATCTTTGATCCCTACCGCCAAGTTCAGTCTTCCAAAAAGAAGAGTCTGGGCGTTGGGTTAGGCCTGGCTATTGCCAAGCGCATCACGGAAGCGCACGGCGGCACGATTTCGGTTGAAAGTCAGGTGGGACAAGGCACCTGCTTCACCATTGCCCTGCCGGCTGTTCCCGTCGCGGCCCGGCGGACGCCAGTCGCCGGCTCGCGCCTGCCCAAAGCCTGA
- a CDS encoding outer membrane protein assembly factor BamD, whose amino-acid sequence MLRTVLMLCAWLSLCAGQASALTMARAGQSPQKPKATSDPVVPDEAGDQSEDQAEADDPRRFGTRDPLLEKRARKNIEVAEFYARQKNFRASINRLVEIYEVYPQFTRFDRILFLLGKYHLGQRRLCEDESKRLLKQNQAEAAQLKSEEARTNDAEARRYFSELIERFPESDLVKDARKELDRLPSLSMTDEKRSPS is encoded by the coding sequence ATGTTGCGTACCGTTCTCATGCTATGTGCTTGGCTGTCGCTCTGTGCTGGGCAAGCGTCGGCGCTGACGATGGCCCGCGCCGGCCAATCGCCCCAGAAACCCAAGGCGACTTCTGATCCGGTCGTTCCCGATGAAGCTGGCGATCAGTCCGAAGATCAAGCGGAAGCCGATGACCCCCGCCGTTTCGGGACGCGCGACCCGCTCCTGGAGAAACGCGCCCGGAAGAATATCGAAGTCGCGGAGTTCTATGCTCGCCAGAAAAACTTTCGGGCTTCGATCAACCGGTTGGTGGAAATTTATGAAGTCTATCCCCAGTTCACGCGCTTTGACCGGATTCTGTTCTTGCTTGGCAAGTACCACCTTGGTCAGCGCCGGCTGTGTGAGGATGAGTCAAAGCGCCTTTTGAAACAAAACCAGGCGGAGGCCGCGCAGCTCAAGTCGGAAGAAGCCCGCACCAATGACGCCGAAGCCCGACGGTACTTTTCAGAGTTGATCGAGCGTTTCCCAGAAAGTGATCTGGTCAAGGATGCGCGGAAGGAGCTTGATCGGCTTCCATCGCTTTCGATGACGGATGAAAAGCGCTCACCGTCATGA
- a CDS encoding SMP-30/gluconolactonase/LRE family protein produces the protein MTEVLRIWPQAGVPGSLIIIECRGFDASDYAACDVLFGETPGRIVGASPDRLLVAVPDELTERDRFTGVQLVSAGKTSARVPFFVAERLAENLHPVANPAYDPETGAIFTTISGARGKKVEVSVWRIGPDGKAAPFLDNIMNPTGMTVDREGTLYITSRHDGTLYRVSPFREVVPFAENLGIATGLAIDRSGNLFVGDRQGTIYRVTPLGDVTPHARLEPSMAAYHLAFAPDGNLYVTAPTAAGTREAIYRVTPMGKVEPWFVGLGRPQGLAFDQAGNAYVCASLDGLRGVIKITPDAQEAELFIAGMRLVGLVFDDKGTVILASNHEIYRVSLGVVGYDPNRA, from the coding sequence ATGACTGAAGTTCTTCGCATCTGGCCGCAAGCGGGCGTGCCGGGTAGTCTCATCATCATTGAATGTCGGGGGTTTGACGCATCAGATTACGCGGCGTGCGATGTGTTGTTTGGCGAGACGCCAGGGCGCATCGTGGGCGCGTCGCCAGACCGGTTGCTCGTTGCCGTGCCGGATGAACTCACCGAACGTGACCGATTCACCGGCGTGCAACTGGTATCCGCCGGAAAGACGAGTGCGCGCGTGCCATTTTTTGTGGCTGAACGCCTCGCGGAAAATCTCCATCCCGTCGCCAATCCCGCTTACGATCCAGAAACGGGAGCAATTTTCACGACCATTTCCGGCGCGCGGGGCAAGAAAGTCGAAGTTTCTGTCTGGCGCATTGGCCCGGATGGCAAGGCCGCCCCCTTCCTTGACAACATCATGAATCCGACCGGCATGACGGTTGACCGTGAGGGGACGCTCTACATTACGAGTCGCCATGACGGGACGCTGTATCGGGTTTCGCCGTTTCGTGAGGTCGTGCCCTTTGCTGAAAACCTCGGCATTGCCACTGGGTTGGCCATTGACCGGAGCGGCAACCTGTTTGTTGGGGACCGGCAGGGAACGATTTACCGCGTAACCCCCCTGGGTGATGTGACGCCGCACGCGCGATTGGAACCGAGCATGGCGGCCTATCACCTGGCGTTTGCGCCGGATGGCAATCTTTATGTCACCGCGCCCACGGCCGCCGGCACCCGTGAGGCCATTTACCGGGTTACGCCGATGGGCAAGGTTGAGCCGTGGTTCGTTGGCCTCGGCCGCCCTCAGGGCTTGGCTTTTGATCAAGCTGGCAATGCTTACGTTTGCGCGAGTCTCGATGGACTGCGGGGCGTGATCAAAATTACGCCCGATGCGCAAGAGGCGGAGCTGTTCATTGCCGGAATGCGGCTGGTCGGTCTGGTCTTTGATGACAAAGGCACCGTCATTCTGGCTTCCAATCACGAGATTTATCGTGTTTCGCTTGGGGTTGTCGGCTACGATCCCAATCGGGCCTGA
- a CDS encoding site-2 protease family protein gives MRDIHVGTVVLGFVAFLFSLCVHEFAHAWTSERFGDDTGRYQGRITLDPRAHIDPIGSILFPLIGLLGGGFIFGWAKPVEVNPSRWKNKVIANIAVSAAGPLSNLLLALGAAVVIKLLIVSGGVGRADALSLFTGRELTDPQALFGLAEPLLIFLRMMIIINLLLAIFNMIPIPPLDGSHILSSILSVVSVPLMEAYESLRPYGFFIILIAAFTGLLSMIYLPLMRIFLALLFTLL, from the coding sequence ATGCGAGACATTCACGTTGGCACCGTCGTTCTTGGCTTTGTCGCTTTTCTTTTTTCGCTCTGTGTTCATGAGTTTGCCCATGCCTGGACTTCCGAACGGTTTGGGGATGACACCGGGCGCTACCAGGGGCGCATTACCCTCGATCCGCGTGCGCACATTGACCCGATTGGCTCCATCCTGTTTCCACTCATTGGACTGCTCGGTGGCGGCTTCATCTTTGGCTGGGCGAAGCCCGTTGAGGTCAACCCCAGTCGCTGGAAGAATAAAGTCATTGCCAACATTGCCGTTTCAGCAGCCGGACCCCTGAGCAACTTGTTGCTTGCGCTTGGCGCGGCCGTGGTGATCAAGCTTCTGATTGTGAGCGGCGGCGTTGGTCGGGCGGATGCGCTCAGCCTGTTCACCGGCCGGGAGCTAACCGATCCCCAGGCGCTCTTCGGGCTGGCTGAACCACTGTTAATTTTTCTGCGGATGATGATTATCATCAACCTGCTCCTCGCAATTTTCAATATGATCCCAATCCCGCCCTTGGATGGGAGCCATATTTTGTCCAGCATCTTGAGCGTGGTGAGTGTTCCGTTGATGGAGGCCTACGAGAGCCTGCGCCCCTATGGCTTTTTTATCATCCTCATCGCGGCATTCACCGGTCTTTTATCAATGATCTACTTGCCGCTGATGCGCATATTCCTGGCGCTGCTGTTTACATTGCTCTGA